One window of the Methanocaldococcus vulcanius M7 genome contains the following:
- a CDS encoding DUF2098 domain-containing protein, whose translation MEDLNIKVGDYVVYINTGTKGRVVDIVKDENGDVWVVLDNNLMYRPHLLRVIDKSEVIKKRDEIEEAVKEIEEEELEEGKLIDMDLGDACGAG comes from the coding sequence ATGGAAGATCTTAATATAAAAGTTGGAGATTATGTTGTATATATTAACACTGGGACTAAGGGTAGGGTTGTTGATATTGTAAAGGATGAAAATGGAGATGTGTGGGTTGTTTTAGATAATAATTTAATGTATAGACCTCATCTTTTAAGGGTCATAGATAAATCGGAAGTAATTAAAAAGAGAGATGAGATTGAAGAGGCGGTTAAAGAAATTGAGGAGGAAGAGTTGGAGGAAGGAAAATTGATTGATATGGATTTAGGAGATGCATGTGGTGCAGGATAA
- the argC gene encoding N-acetyl-gamma-glutamyl-phosphate reductase, whose product MMDVAIVGATGYTGAELLRLLARHDDVDVCYITSRREAGKHVFKVHPHLKGVDKYKELYFVGDVDKVDADIVFTATPHGVSMSVVPKFLERGVRVIDLSGDYRFEDLSLYEKYYNIKHVGLPDVKIAYGLPELNRENIKKAQLVANPGCFPTGAILAIAPLVKEGLIEERVIFDSKTGVSGAGVNPTETTHFPNVNENITPYKITKHRHAPEIEKELNKIGRVKVSFTPHLAPITRGILTTAHAFLTEDISDNDIIDIYNEFYGREFFVRIFSDDIPRLTYVRGTNFCDIGGFEVDCHGRVVVVSCIDNLVKGASGQAIQNMNIMCGFREEEGLLDIGLNP is encoded by the coding sequence TTGATGGATGTTGCGATAGTTGGTGCTACGGGATATACTGGGGCTGAGTTATTAAGGTTGTTAGCGAGGCATGATGATGTTGATGTTTGCTATATAACCTCACGAAGAGAAGCAGGAAAGCATGTTTTTAAGGTTCATCCTCATTTAAAGGGTGTTGATAAGTATAAAGAACTTTATTTTGTTGGAGATGTTGATAAAGTCGATGCTGATATAGTTTTTACTGCAACTCCGCACGGCGTTTCTATGAGTGTAGTCCCTAAGTTTTTGGAGAGGGGGGTTAGAGTAATAGATCTCAGTGGAGATTATAGATTTGAAGATCTGAGTTTGTATGAAAAATATTATAATATTAAACATGTCGGTTTGCCTGATGTAAAGATTGCATATGGTCTTCCTGAACTAAATCGAGAAAATATAAAAAAAGCTCAACTTGTAGCAAATCCCGGATGTTTCCCAACGGGAGCTATTTTAGCAATTGCTCCTCTGGTTAAAGAGGGTTTGATAGAGGAGAGAGTAATATTTGATTCTAAAACAGGAGTTAGTGGAGCGGGAGTTAATCCTACTGAGACAACGCATTTTCCAAATGTGAATGAAAATATCACGCCTTACAAGATAACAAAACATAGGCATGCTCCTGAGATTGAAAAAGAGTTAAACAAGATCGGGAGGGTGAAGGTTTCGTTTACACCTCATTTGGCTCCCATAACAAGGGGAATATTAACAACTGCTCATGCATTTTTAACTGAGGATATATCTGATAATGACATAATTGATATTTATAACGAGTTTTATGGAAGGGAGTTTTTCGTAAGAATATTCTCTGATGATATTCCGAGGTTGACTTATGTTAGGGGGACGAATTTTTGTGATATTGGGGGTTTTGAAGTTGATTGTCATGGAAGGGTTGTGGTGGTTTCTTGTATTGATAATTTGGTAAAGGGGGCAAGTGGACAAGCTATCCAAAACATGAATATTATGTGCGGTTTTAGAGAGGAAGAGGGTTTATTAGATATTGGATTAAATCCATGA
- a CDS encoding heat shock protein HSP16.5 codes for MIGRDPFDSLFERMFKELFTTPMAGTTMIQSSTGVQISGKGFMPISIIEGDQHIKVIAWLPGVNKEDIILNAVGDTLEIRAKRSPLMITESERIIYSEIPEDEEIYRNIKLPATVKEENASAKFENGVLSVILPKAESSIKKGINIE; via the coding sequence ATGATAGGAAGAGATCCATTTGACTCACTATTTGAAAGGATGTTTAAAGAGTTATTTACAACCCCAATGGCAGGAACTACAATGATACAAAGTTCAACAGGAGTTCAAATATCAGGAAAGGGCTTTATGCCAATATCTATTATTGAAGGAGACCAACATATAAAAGTTATTGCATGGTTGCCAGGAGTTAACAAAGAGGATATAATCTTGAACGCAGTTGGGGACACCTTAGAAATAAGAGCCAAAAGAAGTCCACTGATGATAACCGAAAGCGAAAGGATTATCTACTCAGAGATTCCTGAGGATGAAGAGATATATAGAAACATAAAACTTCCTGCAACAGTTAAAGAAGAAAACGCATCAGCTAAATTTGAAAACGGGGTCTTATCAGTAATTTTACCAAAAGCAGAGTCATCAATTAAAAAAGGAATTAACATTGAATAA